Below is a window of Acidimicrobiales bacterium DNA.
GCGGCCACGGCGTGCTCGGTGGGCTCGCACACCACCCGGAGGCGCTTCAGCGGCTCGAGGACCTCGATGCGCAGCGGGCCGACGCTGATGTCGGCCCGGTCCGTGAGCGGCTTCGACGCCCGCACGACGTGTTGCTCGTCGCCGGTGCGCACCGTGATGAACGCATCGGTCGTCCCGAGGTTCGGGTACTGCCCGAGGCCCATCACGCACATGTAGCGCCCCCCGGTGTCGAGGGCGTTGAAGTAGTAGCGGTCGTAGAAGTTCCGGTCGCTCGTGGCGACGTGGGCGATCCAGTCGGCCGACTGGTGCACCGGGTAGTCGTCCCAGCTCGTGACGGTCATGTCGCAGTCCCCCTGCCTGCCCCTGCCGGTCGCGTTCGAACGACGCCGGCGGCGCCCCCGGTCGATCGGTCGGCCAGCCGGTCGGTCAGCCGATGACGACGGCCGGTCGACCCAGGCCCTGCTGCTCGCACATGGCCAGGTAGAAGGCCAGGCTCCCGGCGCCGTCGGCCACCGACTCGACGTTGCCCTCGGCGTCGAGGTTGAGGTTCACGCCGTACATGTGGAACCACACCCGGGTGTCGTCCTCGATGCACTCCAGCGTGTGCACCGACCCGGCGGGCTCGTAGAGGAACGACCCGGCCCGGTTGACGTAGTCGTACTCCTTGTACTTCCAGCCCCCCGAGACGGTGTAGCCCCAGACCGGACCGGTGTGGCGGTGGGTCTGCACGGAGAAGCCCTTCTGGAAGATGTTCTCGATGATCCAGAGGCCCTCCTTCTCGTCGACCTGCAGGACGCGCAGCATGTTGCCGCCGCCGATCTCGACGAAGGGCAGGTCGTCGACACCGATGTGGACGGCTTCGGGGACGTTGATCTCGGTGATGGCCATCGGTGCTTCCTCCAGGGGGTCGACGCCGGTTCGTCCGGTCGTCGGAAGGCTACTTCGGATGTGCGGTCGTCGCGCCGGTCGGCGCGTGCTTCAGCGAGCGCCCCGGACGAGGCGGCCGGGGCGGGCGCCGGTGTCGGCGTCGTGGCGTCGGGTGACGGTGCCGGCCACGATCGTGGCGTCGTAGCCGCGTGCCTGCTGCACGAGACGACGGCCCCCGGCGGGAAGGTCGTGGACGACCTCCGGCGGGAGCAGGTGCAGCGAATCGAGGTCGATCACGTTCACGTCGGCGCGCCGGCCCGCCTCCAGGACGCCCCGGTCGCCCAACCCGTAGAGGGCGGCCGTCTCGGAGGTCTGCATCCTCACGGCCGCCTCGAGGGTGATGCGCGGCCCCCGGGTCCGGTCGCGCACCCAGTGGGTGAGCAGCATCGTGGGCATCGACGCGTCG
It encodes the following:
- a CDS encoding 2,4'-dihydroxyacetophenone dioxygenase family protein, yielding MAITEINVPEAVHIGVDDLPFVEIGGGNMLRVLQVDEKEGLWIIENIFQKGFSVQTHRHTGPVWGYTVSGGWKYKEYDYVNRAGSFLYEPAGSVHTLECIEDDTRVWFHMYGVNLNLDAEGNVESVADGAGSLAFYLAMCEQQGLGRPAVVIG